DNA sequence from the Fimbriimonadaceae bacterium genome:
CAGATAGCGAACCGACGCCTCCAGAGCGGCCTTGGCAACGCCCATGACGTTGTAGTTTCCGACCGCACGGACCGAGCCGAGGTAGCTCATCGTCAGCACGCTGGCATCGTCATTGAGGATAGGCTCAAGCGTGTGACACAGCTTCACGAGGGAATAAGCAGAGACATCAAGCGCCGTCTTGAATCCCTCGCGGGAAGTCTCGATAAAACGTCCGGCAAGGTCTTCACGGTTGGCAAAGGCGGCGGAATGAACGAGGAAGTCAAGCTTCCCATACTTTGCCGCCGCAGCATCTCGTAGCGCTTCCAGCTGATCGTCAAACGAAAAGTCGATCATGAAGGGGGTCATGCGCTCGAAGCCGGAAGCAAGCTCTCCGACCTTTTCCATCATGCGTTCGTTTTGCGCGCCGACGCCTACATCGGCGCCGTGATTGTGCGCATGTTCGGCTATCGCCCAGCCGATGGAGTTCTTGTTCGTGACGTTGAGGACGAGACCCTTCTTACCTGCAAGAAGCATGCCCCGAGTATAGCGGAAAAGCGGGCGCTTAGGCCGCCCGCTTTGCTTTCGAAGATTCTGGATTAGGCTTCGGACTTGCGCTCTCGATGAGCTGCTCTGCCGACTTTCCATTCTCTGGGAAAGAGGAGTGCAGAACTTCGATGCGCACCTGTCCGGCTTGTGCCAAACGATCAGACATCCATGCTTCGATCTTTTGCGTCAATCGCTGACGGACGATCAGAGCGTTCGTTCCTGTCGCAGGCAGAATGATTCCGAACGTTGACGCCCCGCATCGACAGACCAAGTCGAGTCGTCGAATCTGACCCTTCAAGAAGTCAGCAATGTCAGCCAGGAAGTCCGTGACGCTGTCGGGACCATAGAAAGCGCGCATCGACTCCAGTCCTGTAACGTGGACCATGGTCAGAGCTACCGCGCCGCCTTCAGACGAAGCGCGATGAACCTCTTCCTGCAATCGAGAGTTGAAGTACCCTTCGGTATAGACTCCAAGTTCGGGGTCGATCACATCGTAATCCAGTTCCGAAGCCTGTCGTCGCAGAACTCGATCCTTAACTTCCTCAGCCGACATAATCTTGCGCAGCTTTGCAAGCGACTGTCGCAGGATGTGCGAAACATAGTTGCACGAGATTCCAAGCTTGCTCGCAATCTCAGTCTGGTTCATGGCATCGAAGTGAAAATGCACGAGAACCTGGCGCTCAAGATCGCGAAGTTGGGCCATCGCACTTTCCAGCAGAACTCTGTCCTCAACGCTCAGCTGCTCAGGGCAGAAGTCGGAAGCATCAAGCCTCTCGACATCGGCATCGGAGTCGTCGTCAGTCGGCGCTGAATCCAAGGAAGCCACTTTAAGAAGCTCTTGAGTTTGGAACACCTCGCGGATGGCAGTTTCGCTAACCCCGATCTCTTCCGCAATCTCAGCCTCGCTGGGGTTGCGTCCAAGATTCTGCTGCAAAATTCCCGCAGCGCGGTTCACCTTGTGCCGCAACTCTTGCAGCCAAGCGGGTTGGCGAATCGTTTGGGAACGATCGCGTAAATAGTGCTTTATTTCTCCGGCGACAAGATAGGTGGCGTACGTCGTAAAACGAACACCTGCCGTCGGATCGAACTTAGATAATGCGTTGAGCAGTCCGATAAACCCAACTTGTACAAGGTCCTCTTGGGGCTCAAGTCCGCTGAAGCGTCGGGCGACGCGCTCAACGAGGCTCCCATAGTGGACAAGAATTAAGTCTTTAAGATCGGCACGAGGATTATCCAAGTACCGTAAGACCAAACTTTCAGGATCTTCATTTAGACCAAATGCCTGCGACATTCATCACTCCATTGATGTTCTGACCAGTGTCTGCTATCCTTGCTGACACTCGAAGGCTACATCTGCCTTCTCTACCACTATTTGACTTTTGAGAGTGGCCGCTCCCCAATCTATGATCGGCTTCTCCCTCTTGCTACAATTATCAGTGCAATTCTCCGATCTTCGGTTCTTCCCCATCCTAGGGTTTCTCCGGCAATCGGACCGAGGCAGCAGCAATCTGCTGCCCCGAAAATCGTTCTACTTCACGCTGTTGACGAGCTTGAAGATCGGCGTCATAACCGAGATCGCAATAAATCCGACGACGCATCCCATAAAGATGATGAGCATCGGTTCGATCATCGAGGTCAGTCCCTTTACCGTGGCTTCAACCTCGCTGTCGTAAAAGTCGCCAACCTTGACGAGCATCTCCGACAGGCGTCCTGACTCTTCACCGATGTCGATCATGGTCGTAACCATGGTCGGGAAGAGCTTCGACTCGGTGAGCGGTGCGGAGAGCTTCTGCCCTTCGCGGATCGCTTCTCGAGTTGTGTCGATAGCCTCGCTCAAAACGACATTGCCCAGGGTTTCGCCGACGATCTCAAGGCTCCGCATGATCGGAACACCCGAGTTAATCAACGTTCCGAAAGTTCGGGAGAATCGGGCGACGCTCATCTTGAGCGTCAACTCTCCCACAATCGGAATCCTAAGCTTGATCGTATCAAGCTGATACCGGCCCTTGGGCGTCTTGCCCCAGGCCTTGAGGCCAAAAAATGTTCCGACGGCGGCCATGACGATCACATACCAGAACTGGTTCATGAAGTCGCCGATGGCAAACAGGCCAGCGGTGACGGGCGGAAGTTCGACGTCCATACCCGTGAAAATCTCTTTAAACTTCGGCAAAACGAAGCTAAACAGAGCAAAGAGCATGACGACGGAGAAGCAAAGGACGAGGACGGGATACATCATCGCCGCCTTGATCTTGCCTCGGATTTCGTTCTCATACTCCAAGAAGCCTGCCAGACGGTCGAGGATCTCATCCAAAATACCGCCGAGCTCAGCCGCTCGAATCATGTTCACAAAGAGCTTGTTGAACACGACCGGATGCTTCACCATCGCTTCGTTCAGGGCTGTACCCCCTTTAACGTCCAGACTCATCTGCTCAATGGCTTGCTTCAAAGTTGGGTCTTTGCACTGCCCAGCCAGAATGTCCAGACATCGAAGAATGGGAATACCGGCGTCGATCATCGTTGCGAACTGTCGCGAAAAGACGACGAGGCTCTTTGGCTTCATCTTCTTCTTGCCGTAAGATTTGGCGACCTTCGCCTTCTTCGATGTTTTGATGTCGGTACAGTGCAGCGACATGTCGCGCAGCTTGGCAAGCACGAGAGACTCGCTCTCTGCCTCCATCACCGACTTTACGGTTCGACCTCCGGCATCAACCGCCGTGTAAGCGTACAATGGCATTCCTTTCTCCTGGGTACAGCAGCCCCGCCGATCATGTTCGGCGTAACCTACATAAGTGATTCTCGGCAAACGGCATTCGGAAGCCCACGCGAAATACCAGGAGTTTTTCAAAAAACAGCATTCTGGCAAATATACGTTAGCCCCTTTCCTGCCAGAATTTGAACCTGACGTACGATTGGCGGCACGTTCCAAATCCCTATGAAATCGAGTTTTCCACACGGTCCCACCCTGTCTCTTGAAGAAGGGTTGACGGTGCTGCGTACAGCATTTGGTGAGGAAGCAGACTTTAGGGACGGTCAATGGGAAGCGATCACCAAGACTCTTCAGCCGACTTCTCGCCTCCTCGTCGTCGAAAGTACGGGTTGGGGGAAGAGCGCGGTCTACTTCTTGGCGACCCTTGCTCTGCGCCGTCAAGGCTCGATGGCGCTGATCGTCAGCCCACTGCTTGCCCTCATGCGCAACCAGCTTGAGCTTGCCGAAAAAATGGGAGTTCGTGCGGCGGCGATCAACTCAGCTAACGTCAAGGACTGGGAAGGGGTCGAAGCCCGAATCTTGACAGGCGAAGTCGATGCTCTTTTCGTCTCTCCCGAGCGTCTCGCCAACGAGCGCTTTCGCTCCAAAATTCTCGGTTCCATCATTCCAAAAGTCGGGCTGTTGGTGATTGACGAGGCCCATTGTGTGAGCGATTGGGGACACGACTTCCGACCGGATTACAAGCGCGTCATGCGCATCGTGCCCGACCTACCCTCGTCTGCATCGGTCCTCGCCACAACCGCCACCGCAAACGAGCGTGTCATCCAAGACCTGAAATCACAATTTGGCGAAACGCTGCAGATTCAACGCGGCAAGT
Encoded proteins:
- a CDS encoding enoyl-ACP reductase — translated: MLLAGKKGLVLNVTNKNSIGWAIAEHAHNHGADVGVGAQNERMMEKVGELASGFERMTPFMIDFSFDDQLEALRDAAAAKYGKLDFLVHSAAFANREDLAGRFIETSREGFKTALDVSAYSLVKLCHTLEPILNDDASVLTMSYLGSVRAVGNYNVMGVAKAALEASVRYLAVDLGVRGIRVNTLSPGPINTVAARGVKGLLGMIEYVHERAPLKREFGQDEVAGSAVYLLSDLGKGVSGQVIYIDNGYNIVGM
- a CDS encoding sigma-70 family RNA polymerase sigma factor, which codes for MSQAFGLNEDPESLVLRYLDNPRADLKDLILVHYGSLVERVARRFSGLEPQEDLVQVGFIGLLNALSKFDPTAGVRFTTYATYLVAGEIKHYLRDRSQTIRQPAWLQELRHKVNRAAGILQQNLGRNPSEAEIAEEIGVSETAIREVFQTQELLKVASLDSAPTDDDSDADVERLDASDFCPEQLSVEDRVLLESAMAQLRDLERQVLVHFHFDAMNQTEIASKLGISCNYVSHILRQSLAKLRKIMSAEEVKDRVLRRQASELDYDVIDPELGVYTEGYFNSRLQEEVHRASSEGGAVALTMVHVTGLESMRAFYGPDSVTDFLADIADFLKGQIRRLDLVCRCGASTFGIILPATGTNALIVRQRLTQKIEAWMSDRLAQAGQVRIEVLHSSFPENGKSAEQLIESASPKPNPESSKAKRAA
- a CDS encoding type II secretion system F family protein, translated to MPLYAYTAVDAGGRTVKSVMEAESESLVLAKLRDMSLHCTDIKTSKKAKVAKSYGKKKMKPKSLVVFSRQFATMIDAGIPILRCLDILAGQCKDPTLKQAIEQMSLDVKGGTALNEAMVKHPVVFNKLFVNMIRAAELGGILDEILDRLAGFLEYENEIRGKIKAAMMYPVLVLCFSVVMLFALFSFVLPKFKEIFTGMDVELPPVTAGLFAIGDFMNQFWYVIVMAAVGTFFGLKAWGKTPKGRYQLDTIKLRIPIVGELTLKMSVARFSRTFGTLINSGVPIMRSLEIVGETLGNVVLSEAIDTTREAIREGQKLSAPLTESKLFPTMVTTMIDIGEESGRLSEMLVKVGDFYDSEVEATVKGLTSMIEPMLIIFMGCVVGFIAISVMTPIFKLVNSVK